A single Macrobrachium nipponense isolate FS-2020 chromosome 5, ASM1510439v2, whole genome shotgun sequence DNA region contains:
- the LOC135215808 gene encoding uncharacterized protein LOC135215808: protein MDCGNYRGIKLTEHGLKVLERILDERLRESVKIGKQQHGFMRGRGTADAIFVVRHLQEKKLEGNQKLYCAFIDLEKAYNRILREVIFFGWWLTKRKVPEKLVMLVEIIYQISTKVITAVGETENFEVNV from the coding sequence ATGGACTgcggtaactacaggggaattaaactaacagagcatggattgaaagttttagagagaatactggatgagagactAAGAGAGagtgtaaagatcgggaaacagcagcatgggttcatgagaggaagagggacggcAGATGCCATCTTCGTAGTAAGACATCTACAGGAAAAGAAGCTGGAAGGAAATCAgaagctctattgtgcatttatagacctagagaaagcatataaTAGAATCCTAAGAGAAGTGATATTTTTTGGTTGGTGGTTGACaaagaggaaagtcccagaaaagttggttatgtTGGTCGAGATAATATATCAAATAagtacaaaagtaataacagcagttggggaaacagaaaactttgaagttaatgtgtga
- the LOC135215806 gene encoding uncharacterized protein LOC135215806, protein MSRSRSNEPVSITNPQLIASSHAVSTSPVADVASSAAEIVNLNSALKRMELEMQVLKRSWKAPTLDSSPERFLDDSPYERKRAKRTISRSPTPSRAHSPIHGKEKEETAMDILLKMQEQISSLVGVLRKDLPRRKNDFLPVKRSRPTGVPDSRLISSTPHMSTERNKERRMKTHRLGTPHTDNDEECPSRTEPPRRSAPELEDSDGKKCPTRTAPTRHHSPDSDSPDRRICPMRTTMSKRLVPIADKLDKADSLDWTKRRAQATLSGRQAPEADKLDRQKCRTALTPAKHQVPYVDSSDRRHGPRRTDTSERIEQTRLSAMVKHQAPRFSSKESYGEIYQEASLHDLDQERISLDRDKRCRTGGRRPVHDMSVSGGNLPQAQLSPEKNAIRRTGGRHSCQDLDDDQVFSQDRHSPDRDARCRTGGCRPCREGADSAKSPSPCEKRRSPSANIDSPGELALEDVSDTEDQKGAGLSDYKALAALLLQEFGNSLSPAAPPSPRSLFTSAKTSKSSSFLKMRPTISMKKALQSFGNWLNSKKELVRDISHSLTEKATHDLLVQSTKRPRTAVPATKGETQIPKPPFRGSSSSRSSFKERGAESRDSGGSVKKVPFFRATKLTLIAPYWPSRDWFTEMWYHEQEKELSRQELEAAIRTVKEEEKLIIGADVNGRVGKRRDGIRRYTKARGLELEIKTGIIY, encoded by the exons ATGAGtagatctcgctctaacgagccagttagtataactaacccccaattaattgcttcctcacatgcagtatcaacctctcccgtagcagatgttgcaagttctgctgcGGAGATTGTAAATTTGAACTCAGCATTAAAaaggatggagcttgaaatgcaagtcttaaag aggagttggaaagctccgacgttggactcTAGCCCGGAACGTTTCCtggacgattctccctacgagaggaaaagagccaagaggacaatatctcgatctcctacgccttccagagcgcattctcctattcatggcaaagaaaaggaagaaactgcGATGGAcatcctacttaaaatgcaggaacaaatttcctctttagtaggagtattgagaaaagaccttccgaggagaaagaacgattttcttcctgttaagagatcgCGTCCGACGGGTgttccggactccagacttatctcctctactcctcaTATGAGtacagaaaggaataaagaaagaaggatgaaaactCATAGGCTTGGGACGCcacatacggacaatgacgaagagtgtccgagtcggacagaaccacccaggcgctcggcgccagaattggaagactcggacgggaaaaagtgtcctacACGGACGGCACCAACTAGACACCATTCGCCAGACtcggacagcccggacaggcgaatatgtcctatgcggacaactatgtCCAAGCGACTCGTGCCGATTGCGGACAAACttgacaaggcggacagcctggattggacaaaacgtcgtgcgcaggcaactctgtccgggcgccaggcgccagaagcggacaagttggacaggcagaagtgtcgtactgcATTGACACCAGCCAAGCAccaagttccatatgtggacagctcggacagacgacacggtccgagacggacagatacgtctGAGCGCATTGAACAAACTAGACTTTCGGCAATGGTTAAGCACCAAGCGCCAAGATTTTCCTCAAAAGAATCATATGGAGAAATCTACCAGGAAGCGTCTCTTCatgatttggaccaggagcggatttctctggacagagacaaaaggtgccgcacaggcggtcgtcgtcctgttcacgatatgtcaGTTTCTGGTGGAAATCTtccgcaagcacagctgtctcctgagaagaatgcgatacgtcgcacaggcggccgtcattcttgtcaggacttagatgatgatcaggttttttctcaggatcggcaTTCGCCGGACAGGGAcgcaaggtgccgcacaggcggctgtcgcccTTGTCGGGAGGGAGCTGATTCTGCGAAgagcccttcaccttgcgagaaAAGACGTTCTCCCTCGGCTAATATTGATTCTCCGGGGGAACTGGCATTggaagatgtctctgacaccgaagaCCAGAAAGGGGCTGGACTATCGGACTATAAAGCGTTAGCTGCGCTtttgctccaagaatttggaaattctttgagtcctgccgctcctccgtctcctcggtCGCTTTTTACGAGCGCGAAAACCTCAAAGTCGTCCTCCTTCCTGAAGATGCGGCcgacaatttccatgaagaaggctttgcagtcttttggaaattggcttaactccaagaaggag ttagtgagagatatttctcactcacttaccgaGAAGGCGACACACGATCTTCTGGTTCAATCAACCAAAAGGCCGaggacagctgttcctgccacgaagggGGAGACACAGATCccaaagccgccctttcgagggagttcatcttcGAGATCCTCCTTTAAGGAGAGAGGAGCAGAAAGCAGAG attctgggggaagtgttaagaaagttccgTTCTTCAGAGCGACGAAActgacactcatcgccccatattggccctctcgagactggttcacagag ATGTGGTACcatgagcaagagaaagaattatctAGACAAGAACttgaggctgccattagaacagtgaaagaggaggagaaactaataataggagctgatgtgaatggcagggtgggaaagagaagagatggtATAAGGAGGTACACAAAGGCCaggggtttggaattagaaattaAGACGGGGATTATATATTGa